The genomic interval CCCTCTGTTCACCTTTCAATGATTTTATTAGTATGGTCACAAGTCTGACACCTACAGGTCGCCATTAACAGAGCTGACGATAAATATTGGAAATAAGTGAATTACTGAAGTACGGCAAGATTTAAAATGTCAACTTGGAGTGATCATGCAAGCCCCATGCATTGGTGCCTGCGCCCTAATTGCAGGACCCACTCTGCTCATCCTCGTGGCTCTGTCCCCTCAGCGGGGTTGGGTGGGGCCACCCTGCCTTTTTGCAGATCCAGAATTTTAAGGGCAAGTGTGGAGCCTTCCTTGGAGCATGGTCGCCATGCCTGGTTTCTGCTTGTCAGGGTCAGACAGTGGCTATTGCTAGTATGAGCCACAGGATCCCCCGGGCTTGTGCTAACAGAGTGATGTCCCTGCAAGAGGCCTCCAGGCAGTTTCTCAACTGTGTTTCCTCCTGGGGAGTCTAGAAGTGAGGTGCACAGTCTTCGAGCATGCTGTCAGTGATGTAGCTGGAACCAAGGTGGGACTCATAGTAATTCTTTTCATCAAAGGTATTGACAGTCCAACTAACAACCTGGATTCCTTTAGCTGACCACTTCTTCAAATAGTccctggagaaaagagaaaaatcggTCGTGTTAGAATGAACAGCTGTCCCTGGAATTGAGAGCTCAAAGCATGTGTTCTCTGAGTGTCAACTGTTCCCAGAGAGCCTCCAGCTAGCCTCCTACCAAAGTCAGAAGGCTGGGAAGCAGGCATGGCCTTCGCCTGCTTTACATCATCCCAGCTCAAACACATCACAATCACCAAGTCCTATCTCTGCCCTCTTACAACATACTGCTCGTTTCTCTCAGAAGGCTCCCTTTCAGGTCACCAGAACAGGCTCCTCCAAGCACTGACGAGCTTCTCCGTCCACTCCTGGTGAGAACAGCACTCTAAGCTCTCCCTCGATGCTTTCTTCCTTGCAGTTCCTAGGCAGTTCCTAGGCAGTTCCTAGGCAGAGCTTAGTTTGTTCCTGGCACCCTCGCCCATATCCTGGTAAACAGCTTCAGAATTCCTGAAAGTGCACTGACTGCATCCTGAGTGTCCCCATTCCCAGGTTATGGGAAAGGTCACAATATAAAAGCAGTTGTGACACAAACCAGACACACACCTTCAAACAAGCAAGCCTAGATCAATCACATTTTCTCAGAGTCACAGGTCCAAGATGATTCAATGACCTCCAGGCAGACAAAAGGCTCACAGCCCACACTCCAGAAATGGTAATTTCTCAAGATGAACAAGATACCCTGCTGTGTAGCTGAGAACACATCAAGGAAGAGGCCACACAATCATTCTGGTGAGGCCAGGTAAAAGGGACACAGGTGTGAGCCTCTCGCCCCCACCATGCCCACTCCCTCCTGTGGTCCCACAGCACTGGCTCTCCCAACAGCTGCAGGCCTGGATGTCCTTTCCCCACTGCTGAGATGGAGGCTGGAGTTTGACCCTGGGCCTTGGACACGCAGGGAGGCAGTCATCCTCAACGACATCCCAGCTTCTCCTCACTTGTGTTTTATGCTCGCACtggagcccaggctgcccttgaacatGCAATCCTTCTGCTTTAGCCTCCAGAGTTGCTTGGCTttaggcctgtgccaccatgatAACAATTACCATTTGCCTCCTCCTTCCTTGGGACCCcttcctgttgggagccgacttttagcagaaagtggctatcagctttgcagccatcttgagccataaaccctgacatgagacttgtttttcaacagcctacaacagctgaagcacactctgatatcccacatattttgttttgctgtttactgcccccagctgcaaggcgcacgtgatATCTATGCCTGCAAGACATGCAATTCACGTGCtattcacgtgctatccacgccatacacgcctgtaaggcgcacatggtatccaagcctgcaaggcacgtgatatccacgcgcctacaagacacatggcaaaagcctataaataaaccagatttcccttcaatagagaatatgggagacaatgagagagacaatacaggagagagagacacataaacgagacttgagacttgaccacacaccctgtcttgtctccattcttcacgtcgcctgctcctctctcctccctcccccctctctcctccctctttctctcctctctctctctctcctctctctctctctctctctctctctctctctctctctctcctcctcctcccctcctcctcctcctcctccttcctcctcctcctcctcccctcctcttcctcctccttcttttctctctctctctctctctctctctctctctctctctctctctctcctgacccacagaccggagcggcagcttgggccgggaaacagtggccgccaagcgtggagtggagagggccacaacatttttggcgctcaacaagagacagcaggaaggagagacccagtgagggacgttaccggaagaaggatctgttgattgctGCAGTAATCTGCGTTgagaaaggtataatgaaaatggggcagcTCGGATGTTACAGTTTGGCGCCCAAAGTTAGGCTCCTGTAAGCGTTACACCTTCTTGTCAGAGACTAGGCCAGAATACAAGGTCTATGCACTGCTGTCCTCAAAGCTGTTGATGTCACTGTCTTTCACTATTGCTCTCATCTTATTTTACACAGGGTATCCCAATGAACCAGGAGTTTGAAGCTCCAGCCAGACTGATCCCCAGAATCTGCTGATTCAGCCTGAGACCTGGGGTTACACAGATGCTACTGCACCAGTTTTTACATGGCTGCTATGAATCTGAAGTAAGTCAGATCCCAACGCTTACATAAGAAAcagtttacccactgaaccactgGCAGCCCTCAGCTGTGGTTTTATATTTGTTAGACTCAACACTGGGCTGGCATCCCATCCTACTGGACATGAGCCTCCAGGAGGCAGAGTGCACGGCTTTACTTCTTCACTATTGTACCCTCGGCTTCCATATGGAGCACCTGACAGCACTGTTGGCCTCAAACAAATGGCTGCAAGAATGAGCAAGCTGGAAGTCATATGGAGCTACAGTGTGCGTCTATAGCTCTAAAGCTGCCAAAAGACAGCTCATGAGATGTCAACAGGCGAGAGGACAGACAGGCTATAGGAAATGAgcagaagggaggatgggagcTAGAAGGCTATGCCCATACTCGGTTTCCGATGTGGCGCTTCCCTGCCCGTCTAGTTTCCCAAGGGAGTCAGCCATAAGCAGTGCAGCCCCGCTCTCACCACCAcctccattttcttcttaagAATGCACTACAAAACTGGGCTGGGGCAGGGCGGTGGGGCaagccttaatcccagcactcgctggggaggcagaggcaggtgaacctctgtgggtttgaggccagcctggtcagagAGTGAGcgccaggacagtcagagctacacagagaaaccttgttttatGAGGTGAGCTATGATGCATCAGCTCTGCTACACACATCTACACGGACAGCAAGAGCTCATGGATATATCACACGATTAATATGTTAGAAttgtaatttacttttaaaacataatacactcaggaggtggagaagaTCCCGAGGAAAAACCAGCTTTCCCATAGGACCAGCTacatcagtgagttccaggtggtcacacacatacatacaaacaccacacatacaagtaccacacacacaaataccacacatataagcacacacatacaaacaccacacatacatacatacatacatacatacatatgcacacacacacaaaaacacaccactcacacaaacactacacatatatacatacacatcacatacaaacaccacacatacaaacaacaaacacacatacaaacaccacacatacaaacacacaaataccatacaaacacacacatacaaatatcacacatacaagcaccacacatacaaacattacacatacaaacacacacatacaagcaccacacatacaaacaccacacatataagcaacaaacagacaaacaaacctcTAAGATTGAGCATGTCTGGTCAGTCTGTTGTGAATCAGTGAACCACACCTGACATCTCCCATACACTTCCAGCAGCTGGCACTGCTCTAACTTACCAAACCAGAGGGATCTATGAGTCAGAAACAACTCAGTGTGCCCACTTCTTTAACACCTCCTTCCCAGAAAGAGCACCAAGGACATGTGAAGCCAAGAGACAAAAACTTCTAACTTACGGGGAGACGAAATCCTTCTGCATGAGGAAGGCTGAAATCCCACACAGGTACCACAAGACATTATGCATGCTCCAGTCAAGCAAGATGTCCAACACCACAAACATAGACTGCTTCCAAAAGACATTGTAGCGAGGCTTCCCGTCTCCAGTGTGGCTCAGGCTCCAAGGCCTGTGAGTTAGGGCTGTGATTACCTTCTGATCCGTTTGTCTCatctgaaaaggaaataaaatgatcaTCTCTTAGGTCTATTATTTCTCACTATGTTAAATTTACCAAATATTAATTTGCTGAGAGCTCCATAGTGACCAAGCATGCCATCTCTCAGAAATCCTTTTAGAAACACAAAGTAGATGTAGGTGTGCAATATGCACTACAATTAAGGGCGTCTTCCTCAATTCCTACAGGAACTGCACTGTCAAACTGAGAGAACTTGGCTGCCAAGGAAGCCTAGCCACAAAGTGTTAGCAatatgaggccctaggttcagtcaGAAACACACAGCaagtaaagggggggggggggggggggagggagggagggagggaaggagggagggagggagagagagagagagagatggggggggggaaccacagGGTCAAGCtgtatttgtttgtctgtgtttctggagacagggttttctgtagTTCAGCTGGCCAATCACaccaagcctcctgcctcaggctcccgaAAGGTGGAGGTTACAAAtgttcaccaccatgcccaactttcaAAGCCACATTTTAATAACACTATGAAGATAAGCTTTTAACTGAATTAATCAAATGGCATGTTAACTCAGAACTCAATGAGGATAGAGCCAGGATCATTTCAAGAGATGCTGGTTAATTTCAACCCTGTTTATGGCAGGACTGCAGAGctgtggggaagggaggggaggggaagggaggggaggagactgGAGAGAGGGCAGAGCAAGAAGGGGCAGCCTGGGGGAGGTACCTCAAGCTGTACTCCCTGCTCCATGGAGAGTACCACATACTCTAAAGGCCTCTGTGGTCAAATAAGCCTGGGAAGGCTGATTCCACACGTCTGTGagccccaggaccacctgccaccCTGTGAGGGTCTGTACTGGCATGCACTGTCCTGCCGTAAACATTTTTAGTGTATACTCTGTTGACCCTGATGCCAGAGAAGAGCTCATTATTTTGGAAACtagtaaataaagagaaagattAAGTAATTACTATCTATAGGGGAACTAAATGATAGATCAGGAAGTGTCTTATTTATAGATGAATTCTAGattctgaataaaatattaacatttcatAACTTACTAGTAAACTGACAGACCTGGCCAATGAACACCAGGAACCCAAAAGAAAAGCTGCAAGAGCCCAGCAGATGAAGTTTGCCTCCTGATGGGTATTCACCCCACTGCTAAGGACCATCAACCCTAACGGCATGGGCTCTAGTGTGCTTCACACTTTGTAGGAAACAAAGCGAGGAACAGTCTGTAAAATCACCCAGGTGTACACTCACCAGACATGGGTAAATGCAAAAATACCATTTCAGACCTCAAAACATAGGCCAGCGGCAGAGCTTGGCTAGCATGCATGAGGGactaacaacacacatgcatgcacgcacacacatgcactttcaGACACATACATCTGGTttatccaataaagaaagagaaagaaagagagagagagagagaagagggacagagcaacagagaggcagaaagggagagagggagggaagcaaaATCACAGATTTTAAGATTGAAAATGAATACCTTATTTGGGTATTGATgcaaatgaacattttttaaaaatataaataccgccgggcggtggtggcgaacgcctttaatcccagcacttgggaggcagaggcaggcagatttctgggtttgaggctagcctggtctacagaggttccaggacagccaggactacacagagaaaccctgtctcaaaaaaccaaaaataaataaataaataccagtttttattggaaaaaaattaaaagcattcaCGGAACTTTTGAGAcatgaaaatttctattttttctgaTCTCTGATGATCTGAAACTAAACAAGGCCTTATTGGGGAAGATCAATGGGGCAGGGAGAAAAAAGCAAGATCATGGTTAACGGGGATTCATGTATTAACCACTTTTATGTGCATCTGAAACACTCTAagaggggtttttgttgtttgagacaggttttattatatagcccaggcagatctcaaactcaaatcctcctgcctcagtcttctaagTGTTGGGATATCCTGTTccgccctcccacagttcctcatcccactcctcctccctccccaagaGTTGATTTTTAAGGCATGCTTTACTGTTACTTTTTAGGAAGTAGAGTGTGGACTCACCACATTTACCAACACAAGGAGCCTGTCCAGTGCCTGGCTAAGAGAAGCTCTCAGAAGAGAGCTGTGCACATTCAACATCGGTAGCTGATTGCCCCAGAGACTTCCCTACTCTTAAAGGAAGAGCTCTTGACTGTGGTTGCACTCAGTTCAGTCTGAAAATGGGCATCTCACAGAGCCCAGATATTACTTCCAGCAACCAATCCAATGCAACATGCATAGAAAGGTGTAACTTACTTTATAGATGACTTCCGGCAAGAATGAGCAGACCATACTATTATTGTACAGCTGTGGAAATTCCGTGTATATATTCTTTAGAGCAGCAGAAGCCTGTATAATAGAGATTCACGTAGTTAAAATCTTCACCATTAACTatattaactattattattaatatattaactaTTCACACAGTTAAAATCTTGCTAAAAGGCTctgtaaaaggaaaatatttccaaaacttaaaaatgtaaactGCATTTTAACTTCCATTAAGTATAGTATaagtcataaaaataaagaaaaggaataaataagaaaatatacggttagttttaaaaatgattagcCTTACATAAGACATCTTTTTAAGATAGCTAAGTCCACGGAGTGAACTGTACCATATCTGCATGGCCTTTGACATCGAAGAAGATGGTGAGGTTGTGGCGGAGGCACTCTGTGACGGCTTCCTTCAGGGTGGGGACTCTCTCATCCGGGAACTCATTCCTGCAAGAGGGAACGGAACGGCTCACAGCAGGAGCACAGGAAAAGAGCAAGGGTCACTGGAGTGGACACTCTACAAATGTCTCCCAACAAAGGCCAAGAATGCTTGCTTTCTTCAACCacagccacattttttttttttttttttttttgctatggttTGCTATGGTATCTGAACCAAGCACAACACAAACAATAAACCCATGGACACGATGGCATCTCCACAGAAGTGGCAACGTATCAGTCACCTGCTCATCAAAGGGCACACTGCAGTCACCTCTGGGGAACTCAGGGACTTGATTTTAACCTAATTTCTCCTTTTGTAGAGAAAACAAGTCTATTTATTAGTTCTCACTGCTATGCAGGTATCTGTCTAAAACAGGTTCTCCGCGCGTCTGTGGGTGGTGGTGACCCTTTTGGGACTCACAGGGGCTCAAGACCActggaaacacagatatttacattatggttcataactagcaaaattacagttatgaagtaacaatgaggataatttatggttgggggtcactacaacatgaggaattgtattaaaaggtcaccacattaggaaggttgagaaccactggtctaaaagaatatatattctgctaaagcaaacgaGGCTTAAGTGCCTGATACCCAACAATCAGCCTCCTCCTCATAATGAAAGTTCACTCTATATGGTTTAATTTGTGTCCATTTCAACCTAAGACTGTCAGATGGATAATTTACATCTTACGGCAATTCCTCCTATCATCTGTGCTGATGTCCACTCCATGGAGAGAGAGGGCGCCCTAAGCTTGCTGCCATCCCcctcacacccatgcacacatacccccaccttattttgttttgctgggacacggtctcactctgtagcccaggctggctagaATTTCTGACCCTCTTGCCAAGcagtgggattacaggcacaaggCACCACACCTAACTCGCTGTGAAGAGGCCTATCTTCCCTGAAAGGTGGTTCTAAAATAAGTCAAGCACTTCATTTGGAGTCAGTCATTGAGAAGGCTATTTGTTTAATTGTAGAATCAAGAGTAGttatttgaggctggagagatggctcagtggttaacaactCTGGCTACCCTTCCAGTGGATCCCAGCTTGATTCTTGCTCCCAAcaaccacatagcagctcacaactgtctgtaactccagttttagaggATCTgctaccctcttctggactccttaaGCACTGCACACAAAACACACCctcaaaaaaatttaagtagTTATGTGAAAGACATTAAGATAGTACTCTAATACtatgcttttccttttttg from Arvicanthis niloticus isolate mArvNil1 chromosome 1, mArvNil1.pat.X, whole genome shotgun sequence carries:
- the Gde1 gene encoding glycerophosphodiester phosphodiesterase 1, yielding MWLWEDQGGLLGPFSFVLVLLLVVTRSPFNACVLTGSLYILLRFFSFEPVPSRRALQVLKPRDRVSAIAHRGGSHDAPENTLAAIRQAAKNGATGVELDIEFTSDGVPVLMHDNTVDRTTDGSGRLCDLTFEQVRKLNPAANHRLRNEFPDERVPTLKEAVTECLRHNLTIFFDVKGHADMASAALKNIYTEFPQLYNNSMVCSFLPEVIYKMRQTDQKVITALTHRPWSLSHTGDGKPRYNVFWKQSMFVVLDILLDWSMHNVLWYLCGISAFLMQKDFVSPDYLKKWSAKGIQVVSWTVNTFDEKNYYESHLGSSYITDSMLEDCAPHF